The sequence below is a genomic window from Brachyhypopomus gauderio isolate BG-103 chromosome 5, BGAUD_0.2, whole genome shotgun sequence.
GAGACGAGAGCCCTCCTGACTGGCCTCAGAACAGGGGCTGGATCCACCAGCACTGCCATCACCTTCCTCCAAGGCACGAAGCTCAGCCTAGGGTTGTACAGGAGAGTATGGTTTTATATAAATAgatacttcacacacacatacatatgcacacataccaACCCCTGCCTGAAGGACCATAACCATAACTACTTagatttatggcatttggcaaaTACTCTTATCCAGAACACATTAATCAGAATGACAGTTTGTGTGCTCCCTGGGAACAAGACTTGATCTTGTCCTACATGCCCTGACAAGCCCCAACATGTACATTGCAATTTCACAAATACTCATAGTTCATAAATGATTAAAACACACCTGGATAGATTTCATTGTAATGTAGGTAAAATTTGTAGCAAACTATTTTGGCAGACAATTACGGACACAAATATTAGGTATGCTGACGAACCAACGTTCAATGCAAAAAATTCGGACtcagtaatgtgttccaaactacgttgtacttttgtaagggtGTCATAGAACATCACTCCTCACCGCCTAGCAGGTGTAAGTTTTTTCCTGAATAATACTGTGACTTCGTCAAGCACAACCCAACCAATCATCAGGCACTGCTAATAGTCAACTCTGAGGCGATTTCAGGTCGGGAGACCAGCGAGAagatattttgttgttttcaagcggTCTGTGGGCTACGGACACCATCGAAATATATGTGGAcctaaaaatacagcttttatcTCAATACTGGCCAAATTTAATCGAAATCCGTGCAGGCGAAAGTATTTTACTCGACCACGGAAAATAGGTAGTCATGATTGACATTTGTGTATTGAACGTCACGGTAGCTAgcaactttaggctaaaagcAGCGTCTCTGTTTAACTCGTTcccacagtgttttcttgaaataccagtgttgtgtagtttaatatctcattgttttctgatataacttgttgttaaatggtaatatagttaacatcacttcgaattagattatgattatttattaattatgattaattagaattagattgtgaatttcagtcacatgacttctattgtaattaatgtattatattttaatgtgatgcatgatattataaatatcataactaTCAATTCTCCACCAATTTTCAAAATCCAGGTATAATTTTAAAGGTATATTTCAgcttttttagttatattgtaaGCTTGGGGCTGTTTGAAAATTGTGTCATCATACCTACAAATATTAAGAAGTCGAACTTGAAATATTTTGAGACACTACTTTGTGGAACTGTAGAGCCCCAACCCATAAACAATCAAGATTATAGTTCGGTCtttgtggaaaacaaaatgacctGAATCGACATTACAAAATGAAAATCCTTCCTATTGGCACTGAAGTATTCTATCGGGTATCATATAGCAGCAATGTTATTTCCAGCAGAACGTATCTCAAATACAATTGTAAAATTTGATATTTCTAAATTGAACAATACTGAACAATACTCAAATATCCATCAATTATGACAAAGTCTGAAGATATACGACTTGAAAGGTACTTGAGATAGAGTAACATGAATCAGTATCTGCAATAGAAAATGATACATCATTCTTAGTAATAAAGTTAACGTGTTTATATTTCCTAATTATATGTGCATATTTGTACAGAAAAAATATGACAGAACAGACCCATGAAAAGAAATGTAAACCTTTTTGCATCATACCTTTTTTCTCTCTAATGCAAGCTCCAATTCCATGGTATCCTCTTCcgtctcctcctctccatccgAATTTTCAACAGAATCATTCTTACTCTGCTGGTTGCTTTGAGATGGGCTCCCTTCATCACAAAGAGCAGGAGAGCCCAACGGGTAAGGGGCACCTTCCTCAAACTCCTGAGCATTCTCCGGTTTTTCCTCTATCGCCAAAACCTTTTTCCTCCATTTCTCTTCTGCCTCCTTCACTTCTGCAGGTATGAGGGGTGCGAGTAGAGAAGCAgccacacctctcctctcctcctcatcacTGGTTAATGCAACCACACTTTCTATCACTTCCTGTGAAAAGGAAAGAACTGGGAATTACTCATGAAATTACTTACTCACTTGTACATCACACATGTGCCACAGATGTGTACATATGTACAAAGTATTTtgacataaaatatatattttaaaagacCGAAGAAGCAAGACAGTCAGCACTGAagtaaacattacaaacatgccTTCTTTTTGGGTTCCCTCTTAGACACAGGGGCAGTGTCGGCAGACTGCTGGTCTTGATAACCCCCTGCTTGCTGTAACATGCCATTGCCATTCACAGATGAACTGTGGGATATAAAAGGGTCAGGTGAAACAAATCAAGTGTCTGAAAATACTTCCAGTAGACCTTTCAGCAGAGAAAATCATTTGAAATCAAACTAGCTTCATTCTGGTGAATCACCAAATGGACATTTGGAAAATGCCTGAGAAAAGTAATGAACGTTTAAAATAATCACAAGTATATTTAAGCATATTTGGAAATGTCATCTTCAAAACAAGCAGATTTAAACTCTTTGCGAAGGCTCACCTGTCTGTGTACTGCTGAAGGCCCTGCATCTGGTCTGCCAAGTAGTGAGGGAGCTCCCAGGCCACCTCGTTAGTTTGGGTGTTCCAGTAGTAGTAGCAGCCGGTGTTCTCGTCCCACACCTCCTGCCAATCACCCATCTCCAACCCAgctaaaccaaaacaaacacaacccCTCGGTTTACTCACCGACTTGGACTGCTATTCACACTCTCCTAACACATCTGAAAATGTTCAATATCTTGTTACCACAATATGTTCAACACTTTTAAATACgatgctgcatctaataaagtgcATGACCTTCAACACAAACTATACTGCAAACCTGCTCTGTTTTCACAGTACACTTGACAGAGAATTTCTGAGAACACACAATAAAACCCACCTCCTGCCAGGGAGTACTGCGTATTATACTGAAATTCTTGTGTAGAGCCATTCTGATTATGAGTGTGCTGTTCTGTCTTGGGCTCGGGACGTGGGGGAGTAGGTGCAGGGGCACTGGAGACCCTTGTAGAATCATCAGCCTGTGGCTGAGTGGTAATAGCATCAATTTCCTGCAACAGGGAGATTAAAattaaagaaaggaaaacagccATGCTATACTCTCTCTcattatatatatctatatatatatatatatagtaatggTACAGTAATGACAAACCTTTTTTTACAATGAAGATGTCAACTAAGAATTGCTTAATTGTCAATTAAGAAAAAACGATTTAATATTTGCGCCATAGCCGTCGGCTAAAAAAGATGTCAATTAAGAATTGCTCTAGGATTCCACTTAAGATGCAGAAAAAACACCagcacaaacaaaaaataaaaaaaatcatactCACAGCCATGAAACTAGCAAGGGTACTATCGATATCTGCGGACCGGTTGTGTTTGCCCTTAACGATGGAGCTGGTCGCTTCAGCTGCATCTTCCTCCTCGCTGTCCTCATAAGCACCAAGCAACGATAAGCCCTCTGCAAAACGAGCACGATTGGCAAGATTACCAACAAGacctaatattatatatatatatatatatatatatatatatatatatatatatatatatatatatatatatatataaacttttAAGCACAAACTCGTTGTCATTAAGGCGCTGCACTCACGCGTTGCCTTCACTGCTGGAGTCTTCATTTCGATGTTTATTTCTCTGTGGACACCTTGTCCGTCGGCATTACCTTCGGGCTCCTCTGTTAGGAATGTGTATTTTTGTCAGAAAGGCAACAGACACGTTTAAGGAATCAAAAGCAAACTGGTGCTTGGGGGTGAACGTCGACGGTCTCACTCACTACGATGGCCCGCGGTGTAACGGCGGTTAGCCACCGCTAGCTAGGCTTAGCTAGCGACCAAGCTAGCCACCTCACTACAAAACCCCAGTCTTTTGTTACCCATCTAGATAGCCACTGCTAGCCAATATTTACCACGATAAACTTTAGCCTACAAATACGTTCAATCAACAAAGATATCTGCCCGTTTGAGCAGCTATCACCTAGCTCGCTAGCGTCATATGCTAAGATATACCGAATACAGGacgaaaaacaaaatgtttaaCGTAAACGATTTAATATTTGCGCCATAGCCGTCGGCTAAAAATCTAGCTAACCTGGCTAGATAAATCAGCCATTTAATTTAccagctagttagctaactcGGCTAACATCGACCAGTCAAGTACGTGTCAGTCAGCTTTTTTAATCTTTTCGGCCTATACGAGGAAGAGACGCACCCATGTCTCGGGCTAAGGACGGCTAACTAGCCAAGACGGCTAACTAGCTAAGACGGTTAACTAGCTAAGACGGCTAACTAGGACTACTCACTCGGCCTGTCAGAACCGACAGAGTAATAAAATAGAAAAATATTTTCCTTACCCTCGGACCCAGAACCTAAAGCCTCCTCTCCTCTTACTACTCCTGTCCCACTGCGCGGTCCGGGCGGAGAAAGCTGTAAAATTGTCCGTCGTCCCGTCCCCGTGCGGGTTTTCTTTCCCATGACTAGCTTACTGTTAATGGGTGAAACGGCGTCGATAATGGAGCCGCGCAAGCGACAAAATGAGACTCTTGTTAGGCTACGTGAAGACGTCGTCAATACCACTGCGATCgcccttcaaaataaaagacgcAACCCGCCATTGAGGTACAGCTTTTGATTAATTATAGTGCAAGTTATATTCCAAACGGCATAAGTATAATGAAGCACTATTAATAAGAAAACGTTTGTCATATATACAGCTTTTTTACTATGTTCAAGAGAATGAGCACACTACAGTGTATTATGTTATTTTCAACGTTAACCACAAGGTAGGTTATATCTGCATGCATGCGCAATAAAATTATTAAAGCTATTGTAACATAGATGTCACGAAGAACTGAAATGCCTGAGACATACCGAAGCTTGTGACGTTTTATTGCATGAAAATGTGCAGTCTTTGAATGTGTGAAAAATTAAACACTTGATTATTACTGACATCATTAATCACATGGGAACATTCTTTTTGCTTCTTTACTATTACCATTGTGATTACTAAATTTGTATTTCTAGCGTGTATTTACTGAGTGCAAACATATATGAAATTAACCGACAAATTGGGTGGACAGTGCTGAACCACCACAGACCAGAAGGAACAAGCATAATGATAAAAACCTATTAAAGGTCTTACATAAAAATGAAGACCCAGATCTGCCACATGAAATATGTATTATTGAGGAGATGAGGTATATTGTTGGAATTTAACAATACATCATTAAAATACATTACTTCACACCAAAGAATATCAGAAAGAAACAGTGAGTTAATATTGGAAACCTATGCATAAATCATAGCTATAGAATGCCTATTTGCAGATGTTTTATAAACCTTTATGCAATATTGTAAAAGCAGGTCTCTTAAAgtcctttttttattattcaagAGAAACATTTCTACAAAAAGTAAGATATTTGCATCTTGAAGTCAATCTTCAATGTCAAATTGACATATGTGTACACCCATTCATACCTGTCTTATTACATGCATATCATACTATGACATGCAGTCTTATTTGTCAAGTCATTGAATACACTATACTCCTTGTATAGTTCATGTTATTCATTGTCTGGGAGTTGCTCCCTCACCTCTATTGATACCTCAGTTATCTTACCTTCAGCTTCATTATCTTCATCGTCAGAGCAGTCTGCCCAGCGCCCCACTCGTCTCACACCCTCTCCCACCACAGGCGCATTAATACAAGGATTATGATCATAGATGACCAGTTTAAGTCCCCTCAAGTGACTCAGTGCTGGAAAACGCAGAATGTTGTTCCTATCTACATCAATAACTTCTAAAGAATGCATTTCTAGAAGCACTAATGGAAATTCATTCAGCAAGTTTCCTGCTAGCCAAACACTTCTCAGATCATTTAACTTTGCCAGATCAGCAGGCACACTACGAAACTGATTGTAGCCCAGATGAAGGGTCTTGAGGTTAGGAAGTCTACATACTACACATGGGAAATTTGTAAAGCAATTGGTCTCCAGCCATAATGACTTGAGTTCAGTGAGCTCAGCCAGCTCCTTTGGCAGTTTGTAAAGTCGATTATTTCCGAGGTAAAGGATGTTAAGTTGCCGCAAGCGACAAATAACTGAAGGCAGCTCTTCAAAGCAGTTGAAGTCCAGTGCCAGAAGTTGAAGCTTTTGCAGCCTATGAAGTTCAGGTGGCAGACTGGTCAAGCGGTTCTCACTCAGGTAGAGTTTAATAAGTTCACTAAAGGCACATGCTCCAAGTGGAAAACGACGCAGCTGACGAGAACTTAGGTCCAAGGTACGATCAAGGGGCATCTCTTTCAAATCCCCCACCAAGAATCTCTGGCATCGATCTGACGGAATGAAGGCCACAGCTCCCCGAACAACATTTCCCATTATTCCAACCCATAGGCACGATCTCTTCATGTAGAGATAGAAAATAGAAGTGGATGAGCTCATTAATAGTAATCTGAAATAGATCATCCTTCATCATCCATAGTTAATAACTTAATTTAATTCAGGAAGCATAATTAACTAAAAAGCCAAAATCTCTGATTTACATGCACATTATATATTCTGTAGCTAGAAGTTTAATCATAGTTttacatcttaatataatatGATAGGTTTTAAATCCTACTAAGGCAATGTCACCGAAAAAAACTAataaacattactaacattacttaCTAAACAGGTGCAGCTGCAGAATCCTTTATCAACACCTATCCAAGTCCATCAAGTAAGTAATTTATCCAGAAGAGATAGATGTTTTCTTTGCTCCTGCACTATTCTGAAACCTCTGCCCTGCTCTGAGCTTTGCTCTGCTGACTCCCAAGAGTGTCAGTGATGATATCCAGCTTGCCCCTCCTTATTCATCCTGCATGACTTTCCCAGCTAAGGAAGGTGGAGCTGGCCAGTCGCAGTGATAAGTTAAGAAGTGTCCACTGATTACAGAATGTGGGGTTATCTGAGCCACTCATTTTTTGTGCATTTATCTAGCCTCTAGCCCACCACATTACCAGGAATACTTAAGTGGAACAATTCTGTTATCTCACTTACAGAATGCTACCAGACCCAAGAAATGTGTTATGGCATGCAACAATATCATACACTGATGCACTTTAAATATATCTCCACTCAATGTCACTTTCATACCCATATTGGTTTTACACTTCAGTAACAATTTACTTAATAGAATAAGTAAATTGTTATTAAGAATAATTATGTTTTATTTAATTgccagactgaatattttgggGAATTTTAATGGAGATGAAAATTTTAACAAAAGAACTGTGATGCCCTGTAGCTAAGAAAGTACCAGTATCCAAATTATTCTCATGACTTTGCTATGTGGGTGTCAGCCAGTGCAGGGTCTGTTACATTATGTGGCTAAGTCGACAACTTCTGACAGTGTTATATGTCCAGTAGATTGAAAATAACCAATATAAGGGGTGccattcctcctcctctttttcATCATTGTCATCTTCCTTCCATTTTTCCTGGTGAGGGTTGTGGTAATAGCACGCTGAGAAGATCAGCTCAAACCTGTCTATTTCCTGTGGAAGATTCAAGCGACTCCTGTGGGACACCCAGATGCCATTTACGAGATATTATCCCTCCACAGAGTGTTGGGTCAGCTGCTGGGCCTCCTTGCAGTGGGATGTACCTGGAACAGCTCTAATTTGAGTTGACCAGAGGACATCCTTAAGAGATGCTTGAACCACTTCAACTGGCTTTTTTCAATCTCGAGGAGCAGCGGCTCTACTGCAAGGCTAACTGCAGCCTATCACAGAGTGAACGTCCACCAACTTTGTGGAGAAGCATAATTTCTGACATTTGTACAGGCAGTTTTATCATTTCAGTCACTACCCATATCTTGTCACTCTAGGTAAGGATGGGGACATAGTTTGATTTGTATGCATTTTCTTTCTAAGCACTTATTTCTGTCTTGCTTTCTGATTCAGACAACTTGATCTATTAGTCAATCTCTTGCTCCTTTTTTTATggagcagtcatggtcctgtggttagggaactggtcttgtgaccggagggtcgtgggttcgttTTCCAgccctgaggccatgactgaggtgcccttgagcaaggcacctaaccccaactgctccccgggctagggctagggctgcccaccgctctgggcacgtgtgatccacagccccctagtaatcactagtgtgtgtgtgttctaactgcacagatgggtaaaatcaGAGAAAAAAATTacagtgaaaaatcacaattgacaaataaggcacatttacattttcacatttacatttcatgAACAAAATTCTGAGATACAAAGGGCAAGTTTTCTCCTGTCACCTGAAGGGAGCATTACACATTATGTCAAATTTAGGCCGCCATATTGGATACCACTCCAACTTCAGCTGCACCTTGATGTCCTGTAGATGAAAACCACAAGTCTGACTGCCAATGAATTAACAACAAATATATAGACATGGTTGATGTAGACATGATGGCTGAATTCATATTGTGACTGAAACACATGTGCTTCATACTTCTTTCATGGCTTATTCTGGGGAACAGAATCATATGCCTTCTCCAAGTCCAAGCAAATTTCCTTTTCCAACACTCTGACATAGACTTTTCCTGGTAGGCTAAACAGAATAATTCCCCGATAATTAGAGCTCACtctctgttctttttttttaatttagtgGACACCGTTCAAGTTTTCCATATGTGTTTGGGGTATTACAATAATGCCAGTAGAATCATCCTTGGTGAACAAATCTGAAGAAAGTACAACATACCCCTATATATTACATACCCTACTCCTATAAATAGGAATAACCTGCCCATATTAAGGACTCCAGAACACACCCCTGAAGCCAGGCCTGGGGACTTTGTCTGCAGGCAAGTATCTGGTAGTCAGACTACCCACATAATTCAGCTGTACTCAGCCTGAAAAGGTGATGTTGAACCATTGTGTGGGTTCACCACTTCCAAGGTAATGCTGTAATGCCAGTTGGGTGACAGGCATGCATGGGATAGACCATTTCAGACACAGTCTAACATACCCTATACAGTTTATAAAGGCCTTCAGTATCATGTGAATATTAGAATTATGTATGTTGAAGTTAACATTAATTAACATTAGTGGGAATTGAGGACATAATTAAAGTAAAATGGCTGATTATTTAATGTAGCCATATTAATCACACACCATAGTTCACCCAGAGACTACATGTGAGATGAGGTTTAGAAATTTGCCTACTACacctgaaatgaaaaaaaaaaagtttagagGAATATGTTCTCACACTCTGGCACTTGGTATGCaaagaaaacattaaaaagGCTTTTTAGCAAAAAATGGTCAAAACAGTACTTTCTGAGCTAGTCAAAAAGAACATGCTACCAGAAAATTCACTTTATTTTCCAGAAATATCACCACACCTCGTCAAATATTATAATTCCAGACCCACAATAATATTAAACAGTATGAATTTGGCCTAGAGAGGTCAGTGAGGGGTCAGAGGGTAAAGGCTACCCACCCAGGATCCTCGGCTGCAGGATACACAGCCATCTTGGATCTACGAGGAGAGGGTAAATTAATGCGGTTAGTATATTCCATCTTTACGAACAAAAACACCCGCTCCGCGCGGTCGCGCTCGGGCAGAAACGAGAACCGGGCGACCGCCTCGAACGATCGCGACCTCGCACGCGCGCCGCGCTCAAACGGGCGGACCGATGCGGTTCGCGGGCATCTCGTACGTCTTGTTTTTGTCCGAGCTAGCCGCGTTAGCTCGCTgtgctaggctaggctaggctagctGAACAGAGAGGCGCAGGCGAGCTCGGAGCGGACGCGTAGGCCCCACCGGGCTGCTCCACCGCCGAAGCCACTTTGTTAGCTCCGACGCTAGGCTACAGGATGGCTTTATATGCCCGTTAAATGATTGAAGGTAGACGATATCGTCGCGTTGTATCGCGGTTGCGGTGTGGTGGAAGGCGCAGGGTCGGTTAATGTGAGTTTGTCGTCGTTCCGCGGCTCTTTTTTCGGTGTGCGGTTAGCAGCGTTAGCCGCCTGGTTCTGGGCTTATGACAACATCTAGCGTTAGCTTGCCCGTGGACCTGGTCCGATACACGGCTGATTATCGCTGGCTGCTTTATTCGCCGACGGTTCGCTGTGTGTTCGGTGTGTTCAGCTCGCCGACAAGTTTAATCAACTCGAGTAGTTCTGTTAATACACACAGACGTGATTCTGGGAGTGTGGGGATAGAAACTAATGGTTCTGCGTGTCAGAAGTGTTTGCTAGCCAACTATTAGTTCAGTCACTGGTCAATGGATGAAGTTAGATAGCAAGGCATAGTCTGGCTTTAGCCCTTTAACTGTACTTTAATAGCTAGGTTAACATGTCTGTGTCCTAACTTGTTATTGTTTGCAATTTGGCTGCTGCATAACTTTCAGTTGTGTGTTATGCACTTTGCTGATTCTGTCATTCTCAACTGTCAAGCTGTAGTGGCAGCCAGTGTTGATGTAAATAATCATTTAAACAGGCAATCATATCCCTTGGTTTGTTGTGCAGTGTCTGTACAATAACTGCTTCTGTTTACTACAATATTATCCATAGCCTTTTATTGCATTTGTGGTCACATGGGTTTTATGTGCTTAGTTCTTAATTTCAGATCAAGCTTACAGTGATCCAAGACTGAATGCTTTTATGTAAGATATATGttaatttttgtttatttatttattacattaatTAAGCTCCATCCGTTACTAATGTTCAGTGCTTTCGGCTTATTATGCCATTTAAAACAGTAATATGCTTAATCTAGTACAAAACTGGTTTAATGGGATATTTTCTTTAAATACATGACATGTGGATGCACACAAAAGTCATGACTTCCACAAGGATAGTTGTAGAATAATATGAAGAAAAACTGATCCCATTGGCAtcctttttaatttaatttgcttCACTGTCTTTACAGGAGACGAACGGTATGTTCAGTGCTACAAGAAAGAAGTTTGTCGAGGGGGTCGAAAGTGACTACCCTGATGAGAGTATGTACTATGGCCAGCCTTCGATGTTCCCTCATCGATCAGAGAAAGATGTAAGAGCAACTGATATTTGTTCTTGTCACTGCTTATTTAGCCAGAGGCTTGAGCATGATACATTTTTTTTCAATCATTTAAAAATTTGATTACAAGTCGAAGGTCACATCTAGGTTTACATTTACACTGTGGAGCATCACCTATATTTAAATGTAGAGGACAATTTGACAGCTTTGTGCATCACCCTTCTGTCAGATGCTGGCGTCTCCCTCACCATCATCGTCAGGTCAATTGTCACAACTTGGTGCAAGTTTGTATGGTCCACAAAGTGAGTACACTTATATAATTAGGCTCAGGGTGCGTTACCGTAGAGTGTTCTGGTCCATATTAAACAAGTTACTTCTATGTTTAGGTGCACTAGGGTTCTCAATAAGGGGCATGAGCAACAACAACCCTCAGTTGAACCGCAGTTTAACACAAGGTACTCAGCTACCCAGCCATAGCACCCCCACAACAGGCGTCCCAACAATGTCCCTCCATACTCCACCTTCGCCAAACAGGTAGGACTGTGCTTTCTGGTATAATCtccagcgagtgtgtgtgtgtgtctgtgtgcacacgAGCGCATGCTGGGATGGTACTGTACCATGCAACTATTGTCCCTGTCCAGACCCTGGAGTGAATGCCATGCGTTCTGTTTCACAGGGGTATTTTGCCCATGAACTCCAGGAACATTATGAATCACTCGCAAGTGGGCCAGGGCATGAGTATGAGTGGCAGGACCAACAGTATGGGCAGTTCGGGTCTCGGCAGCCCCAACCGCAGCTCCCCGAGCATCATCTGCATGCCAAAGCAGCAGCAACCAGCACGCCAGCCCTTCACCATCAACAGGTAACAGGCTCCTTCCAGCAGCGCAGAGGGGCACGTGGGACTGCATGGCACTGTCCAGTCGAGCTGGGATGATCTACAGCTGgtgcaaaataaataatggTTGTAGGTTTTTATGAAATAGCTTGATGGTGTTAGTTTTAGTTGGGTAGCCTATTGTCAGTAGTAACAAACGCTTGTCTGTCGTTCATCAGTATGTCAGGCTTTGGAATGGGTCGGAGCCAGGGGTTTGGCATGAACTCTTTATCGAACAACATCTTTAATGGAACGGGTAAGTGAATGATAGAAGTAGGTTTGATATTCTGACAACTAAAAAGATCCGTTTACTAATGCGAGTTTACCACACCCTTACAGTGTAGTGACTAATTATAACTGTTAGAAAC
It includes:
- the lrrc10 gene encoding leucine-rich repeat-containing protein 10, with the protein product MGNVVRGAVAFIPSDRCQRFLVGDLKEMPLDRTLDLSSRQLRRFPLGACAFSELIKLYLSENRLTSLPPELHRLQKLQLLALDFNCFEELPSVICRLRQLNILYLGNNRLYKLPKELAELTELKSLWLETNCFTNFPCVVCRLPNLKTLHLGYNQFRSVPADLAKLNDLRSVWLAGNLLNEFPLVLLEMHSLEVIDVDRNNILRFPALSHLRGLKLVIYDHNPCINAPVVGEGVRRVGRWADCSDDEDNEAEGKITEVSIEVREQLPDNE